A stretch of Candidatus Eremiobacterota bacterium DNA encodes these proteins:
- a CDS encoding thiamine pyrophosphate-dependent dehydrogenase E1 component subunit alpha, with product MVRIRTVEERIAERYGEQQMRCPVHLSIGQEAIAAGVSAALEPRDYVLSTHRAHAHYLGKGGDMRRFIAELYGRATGCCGGHGGSMHLIDLSVNMLGATPIVGNIVPVATGVAFATWLDGRDEVTVVYLGDGATEEGAFLESINFAALKSLPIVYVVENNFFSVYSPLSVRQPAARDVVALAASHGIAGARGDGNDVEQVHRLAETAVAHARSGAGPYVLELETYRWREHCGPAYDNHLGYRTIAEFEDWRTRDPIVQTERRLTDAGALDAARKAEIVREFEAEVDDAFAFALASPFPDGSTFGDVFSGETAGR from the coding sequence ATGGTGCGGATCCGAACCGTCGAGGAACGGATCGCCGAGCGGTACGGCGAGCAGCAGATGCGCTGTCCCGTCCACTTGAGCATCGGTCAGGAAGCGATCGCCGCCGGCGTCTCGGCCGCGCTCGAGCCCCGCGACTACGTGCTCTCGACGCACCGCGCCCACGCCCATTATCTCGGCAAGGGCGGCGACATGCGGCGGTTCATCGCCGAGCTGTACGGCCGCGCGACCGGATGCTGCGGCGGCCACGGCGGCTCGATGCATTTGATCGACCTCAGCGTGAACATGCTCGGCGCGACGCCGATCGTCGGCAACATCGTCCCGGTCGCGACCGGCGTCGCGTTCGCGACCTGGCTCGACGGCCGCGACGAAGTGACCGTCGTCTACCTCGGCGACGGCGCGACCGAAGAAGGCGCGTTCCTCGAGAGCATCAACTTCGCCGCGCTCAAGTCGCTGCCGATCGTCTACGTGGTCGAGAACAACTTCTTCTCGGTGTACTCGCCGCTCAGCGTCCGCCAGCCGGCGGCGCGCGACGTCGTCGCGCTCGCCGCGAGCCACGGGATCGCCGGCGCGCGCGGCGACGGAAACGACGTCGAGCAGGTCCACCGCCTCGCCGAGACGGCGGTCGCGCACGCGCGCTCCGGCGCCGGCCCGTACGTCCTCGAGCTCGAGACGTATCGCTGGCGCGAGCACTGCGGCCCGGCGTACGACAACCACCTCGGTTACCGCACCATCGCCGAGTTCGAAGACTGGCGCACCCGCGATCCCATCGTACAGACCGAGCGGCGGCTGACGGACGCCGGCGCGCTGGACGCCGCGCGCAAAGCGGAGATCGTCCGCGAGTTCGAGGCCGAGGTCGACGACGCGTTCGCGTTCGCGCTCGCCTCGCCGTTCCCCGACGGCAGCACGTTCGGCGACGTCTTCAGCGGCGAAACGGCAGGCCGATGA
- a CDS encoding alpha-ketoacid dehydrogenase subunit beta: MSREISYGEAIREATDQLMAESDRVYVMGLGTTDPKAVFGTTDGLEAKYGPKRVFDMPTSENAMTGVCVGSALMGMRPIMVHQRIDFLLLALDQIVNNAAKWYAMFNGQQSVPLVIRAIVGRGWGQGPQHSQNLQAMFAHVPGLKVVTPALPADAKGMLIAASHDDNPVLFIEHRWLHSTFGPVPEAMYETPLGKAKVVRAGRDVSIVATSFMVIEALRAAEALAREGIEAEVVDVRSIRPLDVEGIMHSVRKTGRLVACDAAWKTLGFAGELVALAAELALEDLRARPIRVTLPDWHTAASPVAAQVYYPTALTIANDVATMLGKPPRDAEGWQLVRSTPADQPDPSFLGPF; the protein is encoded by the coding sequence ATGAGCCGCGAGATCTCGTACGGCGAAGCGATCCGCGAAGCGACGGATCAGCTGATGGCCGAAAGCGACCGCGTCTACGTGATGGGGCTCGGGACGACGGATCCGAAAGCTGTGTTCGGGACGACCGACGGTCTCGAAGCGAAGTACGGGCCGAAGCGCGTCTTCGACATGCCGACCTCCGAGAACGCGATGACCGGCGTGTGCGTCGGCTCGGCGCTGATGGGGATGCGGCCGATCATGGTCCACCAGCGCATCGACTTCTTGCTCCTCGCGCTCGACCAGATCGTCAACAACGCGGCGAAGTGGTACGCGATGTTCAACGGCCAGCAGAGCGTCCCGCTGGTGATCCGAGCGATCGTCGGCCGCGGCTGGGGCCAAGGGCCGCAGCACAGTCAGAACCTGCAAGCGATGTTCGCGCACGTCCCCGGGCTGAAGGTCGTCACGCCGGCCCTCCCGGCCGACGCCAAAGGGATGCTGATCGCCGCCTCGCACGACGACAACCCGGTGCTGTTCATCGAGCACCGCTGGCTGCACAGCACCTTCGGACCAGTGCCGGAAGCGATGTACGAGACGCCGCTCGGCAAAGCGAAGGTCGTGCGCGCGGGCCGCGACGTGTCGATCGTCGCGACGTCGTTCATGGTGATCGAGGCGCTGCGCGCCGCCGAAGCGCTGGCGCGCGAGGGGATCGAAGCGGAGGTCGTCGACGTGCGCTCGATCCGGCCGCTCGACGTCGAGGGGATCATGCATTCCGTCCGCAAGACCGGGCGGCTCGTCGCCTGCGACGCCGCGTGGAAGACGCTCGGCTTCGCCGGCGAGCTGGTCGCGCTCGCGGCGGAGCTCGCGCTCGAAGATCTGCGCGCGCGCCCGATTCGCGTCACGCTCCCCGACTGGCACACGGCCGCCTCGCCGGTCGCGGCGCAGGTCTACTACCCGACCGCGCTCACCATCGCCAACGACGTCGCGACGATGCTCGGGAAACCGCCGCGCGACGCCGAGGGCTGGCAGCTCGTGCGCAGCACGCCGGCCGATCAGCCCGATCCCTCGTTTCTCGGCCCGTTCTAA
- a CDS encoding DegT/DnrJ/EryC1/StrS family aminotransferase: MPTLLTVPYVDLARQHAAIKDELLAAAGRVIERGDFILGTEVAEFERRFAELCGVAHAVGVNSGMEALVLTLKALDVGGGDEVITPPNSFVASASCVALAGARPVFVDVDESYNLDPRLVEAAITPRTKAILPVHLTGRPAAMEALVEIARRHDLAIVEDAAQAVLAERHGKRVGAWGTAGCFSLHPLKTLNACGDGGVVTTDDARLAERLRVLRNLGLRTRDDCVEWSTNSRLDTLQAAMLLVKLEHLEDWTRRRRANAAYYHAHLAGLPGLTLPVERPNEVQVYHTFVVLAERRDALKAFLAERGIGTSIHYPTPIHLQTAAGSLGHRRGDFPVTEHQAARILSLPVHQDLEPHELAYVCETVAEFCRRPA, translated from the coding sequence ATGCCGACCCTGTTGACCGTTCCCTACGTCGATCTCGCGCGCCAGCACGCAGCGATCAAAGACGAGCTCTTGGCCGCGGCCGGCCGCGTCATCGAGCGCGGTGACTTCATCCTCGGCACGGAAGTCGCGGAGTTCGAGCGCCGCTTCGCCGAGCTGTGCGGCGTCGCGCACGCCGTCGGTGTGAACTCGGGGATGGAGGCGCTCGTCCTCACCCTCAAAGCCCTGGACGTCGGCGGCGGTGACGAGGTGATCACGCCGCCGAACTCGTTCGTCGCCTCGGCGTCGTGCGTCGCGTTGGCGGGTGCGCGCCCGGTGTTCGTCGACGTCGACGAGAGCTATAATCTCGATCCGCGCCTGGTCGAAGCCGCGATCACGCCGCGCACCAAAGCGATCCTGCCGGTGCACCTCACCGGGCGGCCCGCCGCGATGGAAGCACTCGTCGAGATCGCGCGCCGCCACGACCTCGCGATCGTCGAAGACGCCGCGCAGGCCGTGCTCGCCGAACGGCACGGCAAGCGCGTCGGCGCGTGGGGAACCGCCGGCTGCTTCAGCCTGCACCCGCTCAAGACGCTGAACGCGTGCGGCGACGGCGGCGTCGTGACGACTGACGACGCGCGGCTGGCGGAGCGGCTGCGCGTCCTGCGCAACCTCGGGCTGCGCACGCGCGACGACTGCGTCGAGTGGTCGACGAACTCCCGGCTCGACACGCTGCAGGCCGCGATGCTGCTGGTCAAGCTCGAGCATCTCGAGGACTGGACGCGCCGCCGGCGCGCGAACGCCGCGTACTACCACGCGCACCTCGCCGGCCTGCCCGGGCTGACGCTGCCGGTCGAGCGCCCGAACGAGGTGCAGGTCTACCACACCTTCGTGGTGCTCGCCGAGCGCCGCGACGCGCTGAAAGCGTTCCTGGCCGAACGCGGGATCGGCACGTCGATCCACTATCCGACCCCGATCCATCTGCAGACCGCGGCCGGATCGCTCGGCCACCGCCGGGGCGACTTCCCGGTCACCGAGCACCAGGCCGCGCGCATCCTCAGCCTCCCGGTCCACCAAGACCTGGAGCCGCACGAGCTGGCGTACGTCTGCGAGACGGTCGCCGAATTTTGCCGCCGCCCAGCCTAG
- a CDS encoding DegT/DnrJ/EryC1/StrS family aminotransferase, whose translation MRVPYSYLDRQFANVDDYLDDVRGLVQSGDFTLGRPLTEFEERFAAMCKLPYAVGVGSGTDALILALKAAGVEHGDEVITSPNTFIATVGAIAMAGARPVFVDSTEGYTIDPSLIEAAITPKTKAIMPVHYSGNVARMDEIAAIAERHGLIIVEDACQSISAERDGKPVGWWGAAAGFSLHPLKNLNVWGDGGVVVTRSAEMRDKLRLLRNHGLVNRDEVVIFGHNSRLDTLQAVIGNRLIAQTPFITETRIANAARYDEAFADIPEIRVPRREPGVKHVYHLYMLRVERRDELLAHLNENGVEAKVHYPIPVHLQPAAAYLGYRAGNFPVAEEDGRVLLSLPAHQHLTPEEIGYVIEQVRAFYNG comes from the coding sequence ATGCGTGTTCCTTACTCCTACCTCGACCGCCAGTTCGCGAACGTCGACGACTATCTCGACGACGTGCGCGGGCTGGTGCAGAGCGGCGACTTCACCCTCGGCCGGCCGCTGACCGAATTCGAAGAGCGTTTCGCCGCGATGTGCAAGCTGCCGTACGCGGTCGGCGTCGGTTCGGGGACCGACGCGCTGATTCTGGCGCTGAAAGCGGCGGGAGTCGAGCACGGCGACGAGGTGATCACTTCGCCGAACACGTTCATCGCGACGGTCGGCGCGATCGCGATGGCCGGCGCGCGGCCGGTGTTCGTCGACAGCACCGAAGGCTACACGATCGATCCGAGCCTGATCGAAGCGGCGATCACGCCGAAGACGAAAGCGATCATGCCGGTGCACTACTCCGGCAACGTCGCGCGGATGGACGAGATCGCGGCGATCGCCGAGAGACATGGTCTCATCATCGTCGAGGACGCCTGTCAGTCGATCAGCGCCGAGCGCGACGGCAAGCCCGTCGGCTGGTGGGGCGCCGCCGCCGGTTTCAGCCTCCACCCGCTCAAGAACCTCAACGTGTGGGGCGACGGCGGGGTGGTGGTAACGCGCTCGGCCGAGATGCGCGACAAGCTGCGCCTGCTGCGCAACCACGGCTTGGTCAACCGCGACGAGGTCGTTATCTTCGGCCACAACTCGCGCCTCGACACGCTGCAGGCGGTGATCGGAAACCGCTTGATCGCGCAGACGCCCTTCATCACCGAGACGCGCATCGCGAACGCGGCGCGCTACGACGAAGCCTTCGCGGACATACCGGAGATCCGCGTGCCGCGGCGCGAGCCGGGCGTCAAGCACGTCTACCATCTGTACATGCTGCGGGTGGAGCGGCGCGACGAGCTGCTGGCGCATCTCAACGAGAACGGCGTCGAAGCGAAAGTTCACTACCCGATCCCCGTCCATCTGCAGCCCGCCGCGGCGTATCTCGGCTACCGCGCCGGTAACTTTCCGGTCGCGGAGGAGGACGGACGCGTGCTGCTCTCGCTCCCAGCGCACCAGCACCTCACGCCCGAGGAGATCGGCTACGTCATCGAGCAGGTTCGCGCGTTCTACAACGGCTGA
- a CDS encoding YfhO family protein, producing MILRILRDHEPARISAILAGILLLLFFPFLTGQQTLLSSSQDVQSIYPYGAAGVTNTRMQKVIDAGTSGWFIEPMWPIERHDYLSEHEAPLWNPYMSYGTPVAADMETQPYYPLTLPMVLAPNAVTYAWWIVARLFLAGLFAFLYLRLFVPFAAAAAGAIAFMLNGYFIFFYGLPHLSVELLLPFAFYAAELLFRRRDAFATGLFALAVALMMLGGMPESQVLDVSLVYAYWIVRVASARERLAVSGRLALRYAAATGLGFASAAVMLLPLAEFLSIASSVHKAGTGLQAEHLSPAAIAYFVPLIFGPVRNSILQGFAGDVGIHGYLGIVAPLFALVAAAFAVRAALRRRIGERELVELFFLAALVFLVLKQYGSPLANWIGRLPIYDLLVYWKYDQALISWCVAALCGFGVARIMEGAGRRTAAAVFAFALASLTLVFVALDGPVRAVAAHADYFYGSLLFTIGLVVIAAAATLAPLLRSARLERLARPNVIGGIVCALVAIDLSLNYVVPVFYFATAEPRTNVTAYAGGPYIRFLQEKTAGSRERVYGQDAFLYPNWSGVFGLSDVRGLDGLFYRKYLTFVKAFFPPVAPMVLTDRFTGDEGLPIEAPEGRRWLALSSIGYVVNGNTKLDGFPADFEKVYDADARVYRVKHTLPRAALFSHARAAPDDAAALEALRAPSTDVFTTAILTGTGGAVASAVSALATNRGAGAAEPATIVAYGSQRADITADVARPALLVLTDSDYPGWTVSVDGRQASLLTADYWFRGVLLTPGHHSIVFRYAPRSFALGLLLSCFAFVGIVMLLAWEPLRARLQRRAATVRITG from the coding sequence TTGATCCTTCGCATTCTGCGCGACCACGAGCCGGCGCGGATCAGCGCGATCCTGGCCGGCATCTTGCTGCTGCTGTTCTTTCCGTTTCTCACCGGGCAGCAGACGCTGCTGAGCAGTTCACAAGACGTTCAGAGCATTTATCCGTACGGCGCGGCCGGCGTAACGAACACCCGCATGCAGAAGGTCATCGATGCCGGAACCTCGGGCTGGTTCATCGAGCCGATGTGGCCGATCGAGCGGCACGACTATCTCTCCGAGCACGAGGCTCCGCTGTGGAACCCGTACATGTCGTACGGCACGCCCGTCGCAGCCGACATGGAGACGCAGCCGTACTATCCGCTCACGCTGCCGATGGTCCTCGCGCCGAACGCGGTGACGTACGCGTGGTGGATCGTCGCTCGGCTATTTCTCGCCGGCTTGTTCGCGTTTCTGTACCTGCGGCTGTTCGTGCCGTTCGCCGCGGCGGCGGCGGGCGCGATCGCGTTCATGCTGAACGGGTACTTCATCTTCTTCTACGGCTTGCCGCACCTCAGCGTCGAGCTGCTGCTGCCGTTCGCGTTCTACGCGGCGGAACTGCTCTTCCGCCGCCGCGACGCGTTCGCCACCGGCCTGTTCGCGCTCGCCGTCGCGCTGATGATGCTCGGCGGGATGCCGGAGTCTCAGGTGCTCGACGTCTCGCTCGTCTACGCGTACTGGATCGTCCGCGTCGCGAGCGCGCGCGAGCGGCTCGCGGTCTCCGGCCGGCTCGCGCTGCGCTACGCCGCCGCGACCGGGTTGGGATTCGCCAGCGCCGCCGTGATGCTGCTCCCGCTCGCCGAGTTCCTTTCGATCGCTTCGAGCGTGCACAAAGCGGGCACCGGGCTGCAGGCGGAGCACCTCTCGCCGGCCGCGATCGCGTACTTCGTCCCGCTGATCTTCGGGCCGGTTCGCAACAGCATTCTGCAAGGTTTTGCGGGCGACGTCGGCATTCACGGCTATCTCGGGATCGTCGCGCCGCTCTTCGCGCTCGTCGCGGCCGCGTTCGCGGTGCGCGCCGCCCTCCGCCGGCGGATCGGAGAGCGCGAGCTGGTCGAGCTGTTCTTCCTCGCGGCGCTCGTCTTTCTGGTGCTCAAGCAGTACGGCTCTCCGCTCGCGAACTGGATCGGCCGTCTTCCGATTTACGACCTTCTCGTGTATTGGAAGTACGATCAGGCGCTGATCTCCTGGTGCGTCGCCGCGCTGTGCGGCTTCGGCGTCGCGCGCATCATGGAAGGCGCCGGCCGCCGGACCGCGGCCGCGGTCTTCGCGTTCGCGCTCGCGTCCCTTACGCTCGTCTTCGTCGCGCTGGACGGGCCGGTGCGCGCGGTCGCGGCGCACGCGGACTACTTCTACGGCTCGCTGCTGTTCACGATCGGGCTCGTCGTCATCGCGGCCGCCGCGACGCTCGCGCCGCTGCTGCGCAGCGCGCGCCTCGAACGGCTCGCGCGGCCGAACGTGATCGGCGGGATCGTCTGCGCGCTGGTCGCGATCGATCTCTCGCTGAACTACGTCGTCCCGGTGTTCTACTTCGCGACCGCGGAACCGCGGACGAACGTCACCGCGTACGCCGGCGGCCCGTACATCCGCTTCTTGCAGGAGAAGACCGCCGGCTCGCGCGAGCGCGTCTACGGTCAAGACGCGTTCCTCTACCCGAACTGGTCCGGCGTGTTCGGCCTGAGCGACGTGCGCGGTCTGGACGGGCTCTTCTACCGAAAGTACCTGACGTTCGTAAAAGCGTTCTTTCCGCCGGTCGCGCCGATGGTGCTCACCGACCGCTTCACCGGCGACGAAGGGCTCCCCATCGAAGCGCCCGAGGGCCGGCGATGGCTGGCCCTCTCGTCGATCGGGTACGTCGTCAACGGAAACACGAAGCTCGACGGCTTCCCCGCTGATTTCGAAAAAGTCTACGACGCCGACGCGCGCGTCTACCGGGTGAAGCACACGCTCCCGCGCGCGGCGCTCTTCTCTCACGCGCGCGCGGCGCCGGACGACGCCGCGGCGCTGGAAGCGCTGCGCGCGCCGAGCACCGACGTCTTCACGACCGCCATCCTGACCGGGACAGGCGGCGCGGTCGCGTCCGCGGTCTCCGCGCTCGCCACGAATCGCGGCGCGGGCGCGGCCGAGCCGGCGACGATCGTCGCGTACGGCTCGCAACGCGCGGACATCACCGCCGACGTCGCGCGGCCCGCGCTGCTCGTGCTGACCGACAGCGACTACCCCGGCTGGACGGTTTCGGTCGACGGCCGTCAGGCATCGCTGCTGACCGCCGACTACTGGTTTCGCGGCGTGCTGCTCACGCCGGGTCACCACAGCATCGTGTTCCGCTATGCTCCGCGCTCTTTCGCCCTCGGCCTGCTGCTGAGCTGCTTCGCGTTCGTCGGGATCGTCATGCTGCTCGCATGGGAACCCCTGCGAGCGCGGCTGCAACGGCGCGCTGCAACCGTGCGCATCACGGGCTGA
- a CDS encoding PLP-dependent aminotransferase family protein codes for MDIVLPPARLARRCERLKPSTIREMLKVTQNPEVISFGGGLPAAELFPVADVSEAQDRVMRTRGAAALQYSVTDGVLELREWVAARIRAKHGVDAAADDVVITGGSQQGLDLFARVFLDPGDVVALENPSYLGAIQAFDAFEPRYLPIECDEHGIIPDALAAAFANAAPLPKFLYLVPNYENPTGNTLAAARRPRVVEICARYGVPILEDDPYGEIWFEREPPPPLLAAAAKGAVTLLGTGSKMVAPGLRVAWMVIPDRALRDKVVTAKQGADLHSSTYAQYVFDAYVEDGARLEAHLNRVRATYRNRRDAMTAALAREMPAHVRWNVPDGGMFLWATAGEGIDTEELFERAVQDRVVFVPGRPFYPNRDRGDGMRLNFSAMPEPLIAEGIARLARAIRQERA; via the coding sequence ATGGACATCGTTCTGCCGCCGGCGCGGCTCGCGCGGCGCTGCGAGCGCCTGAAGCCCTCGACGATCCGCGAGATGCTCAAGGTGACGCAGAACCCCGAGGTAATCTCGTTCGGCGGCGGGCTCCCGGCCGCTGAGCTCTTCCCGGTCGCCGACGTCTCGGAAGCGCAGGACCGGGTGATGCGAACTCGCGGCGCCGCGGCGCTGCAGTATTCCGTCACCGACGGCGTCCTCGAGCTGCGCGAGTGGGTGGCGGCGCGCATCCGCGCCAAGCACGGCGTCGATGCCGCCGCCGACGACGTCGTGATCACGGGCGGCTCGCAGCAAGGGCTGGATCTGTTCGCGCGCGTCTTCCTCGATCCCGGCGACGTCGTCGCGCTCGAGAACCCTTCGTATCTCGGCGCGATTCAGGCGTTCGACGCGTTCGAGCCGCGCTATCTGCCGATCGAGTGCGACGAGCACGGGATCATCCCCGACGCGCTCGCCGCAGCCTTCGCGAACGCCGCCCCGCTGCCGAAGTTCCTCTACCTCGTTCCGAACTACGAGAACCCGACCGGAAACACGCTCGCCGCGGCGCGCCGGCCGCGCGTCGTCGAGATATGCGCGCGCTACGGCGTCCCGATCTTGGAAGACGATCCGTACGGCGAGATCTGGTTCGAGCGCGAGCCGCCGCCACCGCTGCTCGCCGCCGCCGCAAAAGGCGCGGTGACGCTCCTGGGAACCGGCTCGAAGATGGTCGCGCCGGGGTTGCGCGTCGCCTGGATGGTGATTCCCGACCGCGCGCTGCGCGACAAGGTCGTCACCGCGAAGCAGGGCGCCGACCTGCACTCCTCGACGTACGCGCAGTACGTGTTCGACGCGTACGTCGAAGACGGCGCGCGCCTCGAGGCGCACTTGAACCGCGTGCGCGCGACGTATCGCAACCGGCGCGACGCGATGACCGCCGCGCTCGCGCGCGAGATGCCGGCGCACGTGCGCTGGAACGTCCCCGACGGCGGGATGTTCCTGTGGGCGACCGCCGGCGAGGGGATCGACACGGAAGAGCTGTTCGAGCGCGCCGTCCAGGACCGCGTCGTGTTCGTGCCCGGCCGCCCGTTCTATCCGAACCGCGATCGCGGTGACGGCATGCGGCTCAACTTCTCCGCGATGCCGGAGCCACTGATCGCGGAAGGGATCGCCCGGTTGGCCCGCGCGATTCGGCAGGAGCGCGCGTAA
- a CDS encoding polymer-forming cytoskeletal protein, which produces MNARFLTLAVAFFALLGIVQTLPAEARSRDGSLTSLHDVYVPADQVVDGDVNVVFGDAKIAGIVRGDCNAPFGHCTIVDNGQVNGHVYSGADEGTRAFLPWAFGSGVGALAEQDHRLLVKLAGSAVVVLMFLLFPLRMRVALDRVEKHPALSALTGTIAVVAVVPIAILLLISIIGIPLVFLEIAALFAGVWIGTGALALLVGRRLCELVLPASTPSPLLALVLGLVVVSAAEIVPVIGWAVSALVWLVGLGAAILSFIRSVQLDTAVQRAPVGGPPMRNLR; this is translated from the coding sequence GTGAACGCGCGCTTCCTCACGCTCGCCGTCGCGTTCTTCGCGCTCCTCGGAATCGTGCAGACGCTGCCGGCCGAGGCGCGCTCGCGCGACGGCAGCCTGACCTCGCTGCACGACGTGTACGTCCCCGCCGACCAGGTCGTCGACGGCGACGTCAACGTCGTCTTCGGCGATGCGAAGATCGCGGGGATCGTCCGCGGCGACTGCAACGCGCCGTTCGGCCACTGCACGATCGTCGACAACGGACAGGTCAACGGACACGTCTACAGCGGCGCCGACGAAGGGACGCGCGCATTCTTGCCGTGGGCGTTCGGGAGCGGCGTCGGCGCGCTCGCCGAGCAGGACCACCGCCTGCTGGTGAAGCTCGCCGGGAGCGCGGTCGTCGTGCTGATGTTCCTGCTCTTCCCGCTGCGGATGCGCGTCGCGCTCGACCGCGTCGAGAAGCATCCCGCGCTCTCCGCGCTGACCGGGACGATCGCGGTCGTCGCCGTCGTCCCGATCGCGATCCTGTTGCTGATCAGCATCATCGGGATCCCGCTCGTCTTCCTGGAGATCGCGGCGCTGTTCGCCGGCGTCTGGATCGGGACCGGCGCGCTCGCGCTGCTGGTCGGGCGCCGGCTGTGCGAGCTGGTGCTGCCGGCTTCGACGCCCTCGCCGCTGCTCGCGCTGGTGCTCGGGCTGGTCGTCGTCTCGGCGGCCGAGATCGTGCCGGTGATCGGCTGGGCCGTCTCCGCGCTGGTGTGGCTGGTCGGGCTCGGCGCGGCGATCCTCTCCTTCATCCGCTCGGTCCAGCTCGACACTGCGGTCCAGCGCGCCCCGGTCGGCGGGCCGCCGATGCGCAACCTGCGCTAA
- a CDS encoding zf-HC2 domain-containing protein — protein MSCSSSEALFEAYLDDTLLPAQRVRLLNHLGACGRCKGVLDELRVVDALMIAPRHVELPANFTFATMAEIRTLPRPHVSSAPVYAYLVSYLVAAWLLIGASFLLAGPAMRAFGETALDASAQLFHTFGTFGHAGARVLGDFGSLGALFGGAIVLDIAVALALIVGFTVVRPRLAERIRS, from the coding sequence GTGAGCTGCAGCTCGTCTGAGGCGCTGTTCGAGGCGTATCTCGACGACACGCTGCTCCCGGCGCAGCGCGTGCGGCTGCTCAACCACTTGGGCGCCTGCGGGCGCTGCAAGGGCGTGCTCGACGAGCTGCGCGTCGTCGACGCCCTGATGATCGCGCCGCGCCACGTCGAGCTGCCGGCGAACTTCACCTTCGCGACGATGGCCGAGATCCGCACGCTGCCGCGCCCGCACGTCTCGAGCGCGCCGGTCTACGCTTATCTCGTCTCGTATCTGGTCGCGGCCTGGCTGCTGATCGGCGCGAGCTTCCTGCTCGCCGGTCCGGCGATGCGCGCGTTCGGCGAGACGGCGCTCGACGCGAGCGCGCAGCTCTTCCACACCTTCGGCACCTTCGGTCACGCCGGCGCGCGCGTGCTGGGCGACTTCGGTTCGCTCGGCGCGCTGTTCGGCGGCGCGATCGTGCTCGACATCGCGGTCGCGCTCGCGCTCATCGTCGGCTTCACCGTAGTGCGGCCGCGCTTGGCGGAGCGCATCCGCTCGTGA
- a CDS encoding sigma-70 family RNA polymerase sigma factor: MALQSIPDVTDERLVQAVLDGDRDAFGHLVERYKRGIGSFIGASVRQPSDVADLAQETFLRAYAHLGTFNPDLGRFSTWLYHIARNVVRTFLGRSLRRPALAELGEEQTLENTIPDVSREADPAGGVLRAEAEAEVRAALAELPERTRTVLALRFYDNMDYQTIATTMGLSLGNVKTLIHRGKLALAHKLREREATATGKCATRKFRVLGGLGELQLV; this comes from the coding sequence ATGGCGCTGCAGTCAATCCCCGACGTGACGGACGAACGGCTCGTCCAGGCGGTCCTCGACGGCGACCGCGACGCCTTCGGCCATTTGGTCGAGCGCTACAAGCGGGGGATCGGCTCCTTCATCGGGGCCTCGGTCCGCCAGCCCTCGGACGTCGCCGACTTGGCGCAGGAGACGTTCCTGCGCGCCTACGCGCACCTCGGTACCTTCAACCCCGACCTGGGCCGCTTCTCGACCTGGCTGTACCACATCGCCCGCAACGTCGTGCGCACGTTCCTGGGCCGCTCGCTGCGCCGCCCGGCGCTCGCGGAGCTCGGCGAGGAGCAGACGCTCGAGAACACGATCCCGGACGTCTCCCGCGAGGCCGATCCGGCCGGCGGCGTCCTGCGCGCCGAGGCCGAGGCCGAGGTCCGCGCCGCGCTCGCCGAGCTGCCGGAGCGGACCCGCACGGTGCTCGCGCTGCGCTTCTACGACAACATGGACTACCAGACGATCGCGACGACGATGGGGCTCTCGCTGGGCAACGTCAAGACGCTGATCCACCGCGGGAAGCTCGCCCTCGCGCACAAGCTGCGCGAGCGGGAGGCGACCGCCACGGGAAAATGCGCAACCCGGAAATTCCGGGTGCTCGGAGGTCTCGGTGAGCTGCAGCTCGTCTGA